CGGCGGACAGGCTGGGCCAGTGAACATCCTGCATATGCCCCTTGGACGCATCCGGCGGGGTCAGGTTGAAAGTTTTCTTCATCGCGTCATTCCATGCACCGGGCAGATCGTCGATGGTCATATCCCCCTCAATCATCGCGCGTTCGATGTTGTAACGCAGGATGATATGGCCGGGGTACGTCAGTTCATCCGCCGCAACGCGAATGAAGGAGGGTTCAACGTGGAAGATATGGCGGGCCAGATTGTCTGGGGTAAAACCCTTGCGGTATTTGCGTGGTAGATGGTGGTGCGCCAGCGTGGACAGATACCCGATAAATTCCGGGATTTTACAGGCCTGATACTCCAGAATCATGGACTGGCTTTCATGCACATCCATGCCCATGGTGTGGCCGGCGGGCTGGTACCGCCATGCGCGGGGCGATCCCTGTTCATACAGGCTGTGCCCGGTTTCGTGTGCGACGGTATAAAGCCCGTCCAGAATGTGATCGGGGTTGTAGCGCGTGGTCAGGCGGGAATCATCCGGCGTGCCACCGCTTAAGGGATGCATGTCGCCCGTGTAAAACACGCCGCGGTCATGATCGAAACCAAGGGCGCGCAAAAGATCCTTGGCAATCGCATGGTGATATTCCACCGGGATGGTTCCCAGCGGCTTCATTTTCTTTTGCGCCTTCTGGCGGTCCATCGCCTCGGCAATCATGGGGGGCAGGGCGGATTCCAGTTTCGCAAATTCCGTTTCGACAGTGGAGAGTTTCAAACCAGGGCTGAATTTATCCAGCAGGGCTTCATACGCGCTGTTGAACCCCAGGGCATCTTTCAAAATCAAGCCGACTTCGCGCGATGTTTTGAAGGCCTGTTCGTAAACGGGTTTCATCACCGCCCAGTTGCCGCTGGCGCGGTATTGGGTGTGCATGGTGTTGCCCTCGGTTTCCAGCCGGGCGATTTCACGCACCAGCGATTCCGGCAAGGCGGTGGCCGCAATCCACTGGCGGCGCATCAGATACAGATTTTTTTGATCCGCAGGGGACAGAGAAGCCGTATTGGATTCGCTTTCATCCAGCCAGTCCTTCACCACCGGATCGGTCAGCAGCATGTGGCCCGCACTGGCCAACGCCATCATCTGTTCGGACCGGTCATTGTCGCTGCCCGGTTTCATGGCGGTCATACTGTCCATGTATAAAATACTGCCCGCACCGCCCAGATTGGCGATGGTACGAAAACGATCTTTCAGTTTTTCATAGGCGGTATGTGTCATGGCCGTTGACCTGTTTGTCTTGCGTTATTGTGGATGAGGAATAGACTGGCACAGGCGGTTCATGGCTGTCAAAGTCGTGATCAGCGCGGGGGGCGTATTATGAGCAGGTTTTTCGGTCTTTTAATCATGATATTGCTGTGCACCCCGTCCGCAGGGTATGCGGGGGACGCCGTATCATGGTGGCGGCCCAATGCGAGTGTGCGCAATTGGGACATTTTGCTCCAGGACCCGCCCCCGATTGATAATCTGCCTGTCCGCGACATGCTGATCCTAGATCTGTTTGATACGCCTGCTGAAACAGTGGCGGCGTTACAGAAGCAGGGGACATGGGTTGTGTGTTACATCAATGTTGGGGCATGGGAAAACTGGCGCCCCGATGCCAAGGATTTTCCAACCAAGCTGATTGGCAAGCGGTATCGCGGCTGGCAGGGGGAAAAATGGCTGGATATTCGCAATCGTGGTTTACGACCGTTGATCGAGGCGCGACTGGATTTGTGTCGGGATAAGGGGTTTGACGGTGTGGACCCGGACAATATCAACGGGTTCGACAACACGACCGGATTTTCCATCAGCGACACCAATCAAATCACTTTTAATCGCTGGCTCGCACGTGCGGCTCACAGCCGGGGGCTGGGCATTGGTTTAAAAAATGCAACATCATTATCAACAGCGCTGGTGGCGGATTTTGATTGGGTGTTAATGGAAAGCTGTGTGGCTGAGGGATGGTGTGCGGAATCCGCCCCGTTCCAGAAAGCGGGTAAGGCGATTTTTGATATTGAATACCCGGAAAACAACATTGATCTGGCTGTCAGCATGGCTTGTAAGCGTAAGCCAGAGCATGTGAATGTGGTGTTCAAGGATCGCCAATTGACGGCGGTCCTGCATAAATGTCCGCAATGATATTACCCGCCGTAACACATTGTTGCCGCATAAGACGCATTCGATGACACGCCATACACATCGCACATGTTGTATGAGCGACACGTATTTGTACCGGCAATATGTTCACAGGCCCGCGACCCCGGCTGGGCCTCGCACCATGTCTGGCAAGCGGCGCGCGTTGTTTGCGTGGATTGTGTGCTGGCATAACTGCCGCCGCAATTAACGCGGGATGATTCCGCCCAGGACCGGCACACCGGATGGGGGGCGAAAACAACATGCCATGTGGAATCAGCACAGAGTTTGAGGAGATTGTTGCTGTCAAAAATCATCATGCCGCTGTTTGAAGAATCGCATGTAGCGTTACTGTCTTCAAATGTGAACGTTCCGCTTTGTCCGCCACCTCCACTGCTGCTTTGGGCCGCATTCCATGTCGTACCGTCACAAACCAAAATCACGCTGGCCCCATCCTGGTCGGCGTCGGCGGTCAGGCGTGTAGCACCGGATGGAAAGCCGGAACACGATGTTCCCGGGGCTGTATCATGTCCTGCAAGCTGGGCGGTGGCCGCGTGGGTGGTCAGGAAAAGAAAAATACCAGTCAGAAGAGCAATGAAAACGCGCATGTGTGATCCTTACCTTGCCGTGTAAAGCGAAAGCATCACTCTGGTGACCGGGGATCGAAAACCGTAGAATCAGAGACGGCGTGATGGTCTTTACTGCAAAGACGCTGGACATACACCACCACTCCCCGGTCGTAGAGCGAACGACGGGCACACCACTGGCCTGTGGCGCGGGGCCCAGACCTTTGCGGCCGATGTGGGCCGCTGATCCTAAGGGGTTTCGATGTCCTGGATGCGTACTCGGCATCTGGGAAAAAATTAGCGCGAAAAAAGTGTACGGATCAAGATATTGTTTGGACATAATGCGATAAAATGAAGAAAAAATTATGATTAAGTTTATTTTTTCTCAAGTTAGCGTTAATGTTTCAGGATCTCCGCCGTCGTGGGAACGATAAAAGAAAGGTCGCCAGAGTTTCTCTGGCGACCGGGGATCGAAAACCGTCGAATCAGTAACGGCGTGATGGTCTTTAGGCAAAGCCGCTGGACATGCACCACCACTCCCCGGTCATAAGAAAAAGCCGAGAAGCGCATCTGTTGAACCACGTTTTTACGCGGGATCGGCACGACCGATGCGGGTCGCTGACTCTTGGATAAGGGGTTTTCGAGCCCCGGATCGCATACTCAGCATCCGGTGGAATGCTATAACCGAAAAGTGCGCCGGATCAACCCGGCGGCTGTTCATAATGCGGCTAAAACTGGAAAAAAATTACCGTTGCTTTGGATAATCCCAAGTTCTGGGCCGCTCAGGGGCGAATGTTCCAGCCTTCGAGTATCCATTGATCATCGTCATGGACAAAGACGGACAATGACCCCGTGGCCATTTTCAATCCATGCGCGCGGGCCAGAGAATCAGGGTCGGGGCACAGATGTTGGGCAAAGCGGGCGATGCCATTGGAGGTGACGACCATGACGCATTGGCCCGGACGGGTGCGCACAATGTCGTCGGCAAATGTGGTCCAGCCATCAATGATAGTGGCGGGGCGCGGGGACCAGTCGGGCGGCATAATACCGTTCGTTTCCCAATCCTGTAATGCGGTTTCACCCAGACGTGCGATGACGTGATCTTCGGTTTGGTTTTCGTCCGGGCCGTAATCAATTTCATTCAGGAATGGCAGGGTGGATGATGGTGCATCAATCCGCGCCGCCTCCAGTGCCAGCGCCCCCGTCCGCATCGTGCGTTGCAGGGTGGATGTAAACAATACATCAGGCGTATAGCCGTTGGTGGCAATGTAGTGGCCGATGGCGCGCGCTTGATCTTCGCCCTTTGTTGTTAAGGGCAAATCGGTGCGGCATCCAACACGGCGCGGGGCTTCGCCGCTTTCAAATGTATTGCCGTGGCGCGCGATGATCAGTGTTGTGCGGGTCATTGGGCCAGTCCATAGGATTTCAACAAAGCGACGGATTGCGTGCGGTACCATCCCGGATGCGGCATGCGCAAGCCCATGTCCAGCAACTGCACCGCATCCGTCATTTTCTTATCATCCAGCATCGTATGTGCCAAGGCTATGCGTGCGTTAAAGTGCAAGGGGTTCTTTTGCAAGGCGCGGATATAATGCCCACGCGCGGAATCGCGCAAGCCGATGGCCAGGGCCAGATCACCGCGCAAGGCGTCAATATCCGCCCAATACGGGTTCCAGTGTGTTGCCGCATCCAGCAGGTCCGTGGTCTCGTTGATCAATCGCGTGCGGCTGGTTGGGTTGTCGTTGGCGTTGATCATTGAAATATTGATCCGGGCCAATGTGACTTCCGGATCGATAAAGCTGTGCGGGCCCCAACGATCCGCACGGGCCAGATGAATCAGAACATTGCGCGCATCAGCGGGCTCGTCCGACGCCCAGGCCCGGCTGGCGGCACGCATTTCAAACAAAGCGCCACCAATCGGAACGGTAATGGCGATAAACAAAACCAGAACCGCCAGCGTCGCCACCAGAAATCCCGTTCGTTTCGGCCCGGGGGCGTGGATGATGACGGCATCACCATTCTGCAGGGCCAGCGTGGTCGCGTGATGCCACGCGGCCAGCAGGATGCCGCATGGAACCAGCACTGCCAGCGTTTGCAGCGGGAACTGGACGTGCGATTGAATAGCTACGGCCAGCAAAGCGGTGAAGGGCACCAGAATATCCATCCGTCGGTCAGGCGTGGCCATCCGCATGGCTCGAATTGTACGGACCAAAACGGCGCCAAGAATAATGTAAAACAGGATCAATGCCGGAATCCCGGCCTCTGCCCCCCATTGCAGGGGATCGCAATGCGCCCACGCGCCCAGCGACGTATCGGAAATGGATCCGCGATAACCGGGATAGACCAGAAAGAAGGTGCCCGGCCCGGTGCCGACAACAGGATTATCCATCATCATGCGGATGGACCCCTCATGCATGATCAGCCGGGGCAAAAGACCGTTTTCGTCCGCTCCGTTCTGCGCCAGTGTGGCCATGCGGTCGATGGTGGTGGTTTGTGGCCCGAGGATAAAAACCATTATGGCCACGGACAATATCATTGTGATTGCCGGGGCCATGACCCGCTTGATCAGGGTGCGGTCCATAAACGCGATCAGTGTCACCACGGCGGCAAGGGCGGCGACCAATCCACCGCGGCTGCCCGTGGCGATAATCGCGGCACACAGCAAGGCACAAGCGATCAATCCTGTAATCTTCTGCACCCGGTTTATTGCCGTCAGTGCGAGGGTCAGAGCCAGTGGCAGGGCCAGTGCAAACAGGGTGCAGAGAATATTGGGATCCAGCATCGGCCAATGGGCCCGTGTGGTCACGCCTGTTATAAATTGCCACAGTGCGGGCAAAGCCAACAGGCAGAACAGTGCCAGCATACCGCCCATCAGCCACCGGACCATGTCATGACGATGCGGGTGTGTTCCGATGACAAAAAACGTCATGGGCAGAGCACTGAACGTGCAGAAGGCAATCAGGCTGTGAAAAGGCACCGGGCTGAACGCCATGGACACGCCCATCCAGCCCCACAGGCCGAGCAGGGATAAGGCCGTCACGGATGCGGGGATCATCATGCGGCCCGCGCGAAAAGCAGGGATCGCCGTAGCGGCACCGGCCAGCAGGATGAGCCCGATGACAAGGGCCAGACCCGGGTCCTGTAACGCGCTGAGCGGTAATGCGATGGCAGAAGCGGCCAACAGACACAGAACAGGAAGGATGGTCGCCGGGTGAATCATGGTTATGCCGCCAGCGGATCGCCAAATTCTTTGAGCATAGCCTCGGCCCGCGCGACATCTTCGGGGGAATCAATACCCGCCTGCATCGTGCCCGATGGTAAATCCACCGCGACGGTCTGCACCGGAATATTGTTTTCCAGCAGGCGGAGCTGTTCCAGCCCCTCCAACTCCTCATACCGCCCGGCGGGCAAGGTGACGAAGCGCTCCAGCACATCGGTGCGGAACCCGTACAAGCCGATATGCTGCTGCACCGGGGACGTGGCATCGGTCCCGC
The window above is part of the Micavibrio aeruginosavorus ARL-13 genome. Proteins encoded here:
- a CDS encoding carboxypeptidase M32; this translates as MTHTAYEKLKDRFRTIANLGGAGSILYMDSMTAMKPGSDNDRSEQMMALASAGHMLLTDPVVKDWLDESESNTASLSPADQKNLYLMRRQWIAATALPESLVREIARLETEGNTMHTQYRASGNWAVMKPVYEQAFKTSREVGLILKDALGFNSAYEALLDKFSPGLKLSTVETEFAKLESALPPMIAEAMDRQKAQKKMKPLGTIPVEYHHAIAKDLLRALGFDHDRGVFYTGDMHPLSGGTPDDSRLTTRYNPDHILDGLYTVAHETGHSLYEQGSPRAWRYQPAGHTMGMDVHESQSMILEYQACKIPEFIGYLSTLAHHHLPRKYRKGFTPDNLARHIFHVEPSFIRVAADELTYPGHIILRYNIERAMIEGDMTIDDLPGAWNDAMKKTFNLTPPDASKGHMQDVHWPSLSAGYFPAYTLGAMGAAQFFSAAVKVNPSLPAEIGTGNFQTLKTWLNTNVHSHGSLLSQDELFTSATGEALNATYYLNHLSRRYLGRDWAP
- a CDS encoding endo alpha-1,4 polygalactosaminidase, producing MSRFFGLLIMILLCTPSAGYAGDAVSWWRPNASVRNWDILLQDPPPIDNLPVRDMLILDLFDTPAETVAALQKQGTWVVCYINVGAWENWRPDAKDFPTKLIGKRYRGWQGEKWLDIRNRGLRPLIEARLDLCRDKGFDGVDPDNINGFDNTTGFSISDTNQITFNRWLARAAHSRGLGIGLKNATSLSTALVADFDWVLMESCVAEGWCAESAPFQKAGKAIFDIEYPENNIDLAVSMACKRKPEHVNVVFKDRQLTAVLHKCPQ
- a CDS encoding histidine phosphatase family protein — translated: MTRTTLIIARHGNTFESGEAPRRVGCRTDLPLTTKGEDQARAIGHYIATNGYTPDVLFTSTLQRTMRTGALALEAARIDAPSSTLPFLNEIDYGPDENQTEDHVIARLGETALQDWETNGIMPPDWSPRPATIIDGWTTFADDIVRTRPGQCVMVVTSNGIARFAQHLCPDPDSLARAHGLKMATGSLSVFVHDDDQWILEGWNIRP
- a CDS encoding O-antigen ligase family protein translates to MIHPATILPVLCLLAASAIALPLSALQDPGLALVIGLILLAGAATAIPAFRAGRMMIPASVTALSLLGLWGWMGVSMAFSPVPFHSLIAFCTFSALPMTFFVIGTHPHRHDMVRWLMGGMLALFCLLALPALWQFITGVTTRAHWPMLDPNILCTLFALALPLALTLALTAINRVQKITGLIACALLCAAIIATGSRGGLVAALAAVVTLIAFMDRTLIKRVMAPAITMILSVAIMVFILGPQTTTIDRMATLAQNGADENGLLPRLIMHEGSIRMMMDNPVVGTGPGTFFLVYPGYRGSISDTSLGAWAHCDPLQWGAEAGIPALILFYIILGAVLVRTIRAMRMATPDRRMDILVPFTALLAVAIQSHVQFPLQTLAVLVPCGILLAAWHHATTLALQNGDAVIIHAPGPKRTGFLVATLAVLVLFIAITVPIGGALFEMRAASRAWASDEPADARNVLIHLARADRWGPHSFIDPEVTLARINISMINANDNPTSRTRLINETTDLLDAATHWNPYWADIDALRGDLALAIGLRDSARGHYIRALQKNPLHFNARIALAHTMLDDKKMTDAVQLLDMGLRMPHPGWYRTQSVALLKSYGLAQ